The genomic stretch CATGTGATTATCTTTTTATGTTGCACTTTGTTGCACTATTTGACATTGTTCAATAGTTGTCATTTATTCTTCAAACTGTCATTTATCCTGtcatgtgttatgtgtttttatttcatttagacACACTGGTGCCGGTGACCAGAGTTCAACTCGGTGAACCTGCAACCTTCACATGTGATTTGACAGATGAGTTGAACCGAAAAATTTGTTGGTACAGGCAAAGTGCTGGGGGAAATCTGAAATTAATTGTGTCATTGTCTAAAGATACAAACCCTGTGTATGGACCAGACTTTTCTGACTCAAAACTGGAAGcaaaatttaataaaaagatGAGCATTCTGACtattttgaaaacacaacaagaagATGAGGGAATGTATCACTGTGCAGCCGTGGACTGGAATGAAATTACTTGGAGTGCAACCTATTTATCATTACGAGGTAATTACGTGCAACGTTGtctcaaaacatattttttaatttccaaaTTTATGAATTCATCTGAAAATATCTTATTGAAATGTTCATACttcttaaaacatacaggaaataCTCAGAGGACATTAACCTACACTGTTCAGTGGTCGACAGTGTCTGATCCAGTCCGTCCAGGAAactcagtgactctgcagtgttcagtcctctctgactctgagaacAAGACGTGTTCAGAAGATCAC from Larimichthys crocea isolate SSNF unplaced genomic scaffold, L_crocea_2.0 scaffold56978, whole genome shotgun sequence encodes the following:
- the LOC113745263 gene encoding immunoglobulin superfamily member 2-like, whose translation is MCYVFLFHLDTLVPVTRVQLGEPATFTCDLTDELNRKICWYRQSAGGNLKLIVSLSKDTNPVYGPDFSDSKLEAKFNKKMSILTILKTQQEDEGMYHCAAVDWNEITWSATYLSLRGNTQRTLTYTVQWSTVSDPVRPGNSVTLQCSVLSDSENKTCSEDHSVFWFRAGSDKSHPDIIYADGNRHNQCDKSQKRCVYRFSKNVSSSDDGTYYCAVATCGEILFGNGTKLNIQESKTSYELIALVVAVVCLIISVTGNIVFICYRTPRTGCEQNKGIES